The following are encoded in a window of Roseimaritima ulvae genomic DNA:
- a CDS encoding dockerin type I domain-containing protein, producing the protein MPHRRPPVGPSARRRRLRIETLEHRRVLSGLPLGAEPLDTAEYMLGTVAVTPVFFESTGAASTQDWTAEEIDGVLQKIRNAMDWWSDTLDTLDTVHTLEFVYDETFAREPFETSYEPIEEISNRHESYLASFLQAQQADTSLTLRNAVRAFNNQQREALGADWAVTILVVDASGTDGTFKQGGSFSTAFAYAGGAYMVVPSTRDTNVFTHELGHLFWAQDEYTGGDSWSEHRGYYDTLNLNAANNPDPDFVQDISIMAGGTYRSTAFQNHYSPASTLALVGWQDSDGDGIFDVLDVPLELQGVASYDADSQQLEFSGSARAVALPNQNPEGLGNDITLNRISRIEYRVDGGVWRTAVAPDLQVTDVEFSLPLSSGFERVDIRAIDASSGVTSPVISATPTVPGSAPAAVNGYAFLDENADEMPALDEAAIDGLVATVVAASGGGLPAVGQLDADAYSAGSVLDDVPGLTPTANALYSDGQVAVTVDSGDGAGQRLAWYKATTAEWIDRWSPYDSLDVRMDEPTTRVQVTIAGAEPDAVGRLEAYDALGNLLDRDTSVKLQTGQSVVLEVQDPSNQIARIRVLGHAASEILVTQIGYGPELTVTSGEGGVFRFENLPDGTYDVAVTPPSVIHEFAGTSSVTVAGGRSSGLNVAVQRIASPWQNALENEDVDGNQELEPLDALLVINYLNRYGSSPLPSLTDDDYLIDADGDGWATPTDALLVVNALNRRARTEGQGSGELGSGELGSGELDSGGQAEQAAGWNLRQTGQQTATESGTTSPDAEVLAVDRLMAGNFSEDFLSAMGGATAPESPERSDYNDNEPPSAEKPADPLEPFFSEPLRSEGF; encoded by the coding sequence ATGCCGCATCGCCGTCCCCCTGTTGGTCCGTCCGCGCGTCGTCGCCGTTTGCGAATCGAGACGTTGGAGCACCGGCGTGTCTTGTCGGGCCTGCCGCTGGGGGCTGAACCGCTCGATACGGCGGAGTATATGTTGGGCACCGTGGCGGTGACCCCGGTGTTTTTCGAATCCACCGGCGCGGCCAGCACCCAGGACTGGACTGCCGAAGAGATCGACGGGGTGCTGCAGAAGATTCGTAATGCGATGGACTGGTGGTCCGATACGTTGGACACCTTGGACACCGTTCATACGCTGGAATTTGTTTACGACGAAACCTTCGCGCGTGAGCCGTTTGAAACCAGCTACGAGCCGATCGAAGAAATTTCCAATCGGCATGAATCGTATTTGGCGTCCTTCCTGCAAGCGCAACAGGCCGACACCTCGTTAACATTGCGGAATGCAGTCCGGGCGTTCAACAACCAACAGCGCGAGGCGCTGGGGGCCGATTGGGCGGTGACGATTCTGGTGGTCGATGCCTCGGGGACCGATGGCACGTTTAAGCAAGGTGGGTCGTTTTCGACGGCGTTTGCCTATGCCGGTGGAGCCTATATGGTGGTGCCTTCGACCCGCGACACCAATGTGTTCACCCATGAGTTGGGGCATTTGTTCTGGGCTCAGGATGAATATACCGGCGGCGACTCCTGGTCGGAGCATCGCGGTTACTACGACACCTTGAACCTGAACGCAGCCAACAATCCCGACCCGGATTTCGTCCAGGACATCAGTATTATGGCGGGCGGCACGTACCGCAGCACCGCCTTCCAAAATCACTACAGTCCGGCATCTACGCTGGCCCTGGTCGGTTGGCAGGACAGCGATGGTGACGGCATTTTTGATGTGCTGGATGTGCCGCTGGAGCTGCAGGGCGTGGCGAGCTATGACGCCGATTCCCAGCAGTTGGAATTTTCAGGTTCGGCACGGGCGGTGGCGCTGCCCAATCAGAACCCCGAGGGTTTGGGCAACGACATCACGCTGAATCGCATCAGCCGGATCGAATATCGCGTCGACGGCGGCGTTTGGCGGACGGCCGTTGCACCGGATTTGCAAGTCACCGACGTCGAATTTTCGCTGCCGTTGTCGAGCGGTTTTGAACGCGTCGATATCCGCGCTATTGATGCGTCCAGCGGGGTTACCAGCCCGGTGATTTCCGCTACCCCCACGGTCCCCGGTTCGGCGCCAGCGGCGGTCAACGGATACGCGTTTCTGGACGAAAATGCGGACGAAATGCCCGCCTTGGACGAAGCGGCCATCGACGGCTTGGTGGCCACCGTGGTGGCGGCCAGCGGTGGGGGCCTTCCGGCTGTGGGCCAACTGGATGCGGATGCTTATTCGGCCGGCAGTGTGCTGGACGATGTCCCGGGGCTAACCCCGACTGCCAACGCCCTGTATTCCGACGGTCAGGTGGCCGTGACCGTCGATTCCGGTGACGGAGCCGGTCAGCGATTGGCTTGGTACAAGGCTACCACCGCCGAATGGATCGATCGTTGGTCGCCTTACGATTCGTTGGACGTTCGGATGGACGAACCCACCACGCGGGTGCAGGTGACGATCGCCGGGGCCGAGCCCGATGCGGTGGGGCGCCTGGAAGCCTACGACGCCTTAGGGAATCTGCTCGACCGCGACACCTCGGTGAAGCTTCAGACGGGACAGTCCGTGGTTTTAGAAGTTCAGGATCCCAGCAATCAGATCGCGCGAATCCGAGTGCTGGGGCACGCCGCCAGTGAAATCTTGGTCACCCAAATCGGCTACGGTCCCGAACTGACGGTGACCAGCGGCGAGGGCGGGGTGTTTCGCTTCGAAAATCTGCCCGACGGGACCTACGATGTGGCCGTCACACCGCCTTCGGTGATCCACGAATTTGCGGGAACGTCCAGCGTCACGGTCGCTGGCGGCCGTTCCAGCGGTTTGAACGTGGCCGTCCAGCGGATCGCCAGCCCCTGGCAAAATGCTCTCGAAAACGAAGATGTCGACGGCAATCAGGAGCTCGAACCGCTCGATGCCCTGCTGGTCATTAACTATTTAAATCGCTATGGCAGCAGCCCCCTGCCGAGCCTCACCGACGACGATTACCTGATCGATGCCGATGGCGACGGTTGGGCGACGCCCACCGATGCCCTGCTGGTCGTCAACGCCTTAAATCGTCGAGCCCGAACGGAAGGACAGGGCAGCGGCGAACTGGGCAGTGGCGAATTGGGCAGTGGCGAACTGGACAGCGGCGGGCAGGCCGAGCAGGCCGCCGGTTGGAACCTCAGGCAGACGGGGCAGCAGACCGCTACGGAGAGCGGCACGACGTCGCCCGATGCGGAAGTTCTGGCCGTCGATCGCTTGATGGCCGGAAATTTTAGTGAAGATTTTTTGTCTGCTATGGGTGGGGCAACGGCCCCCGAATCGCCCGAGCGTAGCGATTATAACGATAATGAGCCACCCTCCGCGGAGAAACCCGCCGATCCGTTGGAACCATTTTTTTCGGAACCTTTACGGTCCGAAGGATTCTAA